The genomic interval GGGCTGTGACTGTTGTGGCGCAGGCGTTCTTTCAGGTAACTTGGCTGTTCGATGTGGGGCGTGAAGCGTTTTCTCCTCCTCCTCAGGTTGATTCGACTGTGCTTCTGCTCCAACCAAGAAGAGAAGATGTGCAGGCGGATTTGCAGCTGGTTTCGTCTTTGAAAACTTTGTTTTCATTCCGAGGCCGGCAGGTGTCATCGGCTCTGAAGCATATTTTCAGGGATGAGGAGGCGAGGCTTGAACTTCTCCGAGAAGCCTTCGGGGTTGAGATGCTTAGGAAGCGGGTTGAACATCTAACTGTTGATGAAGCGGTAACCATAGCTAAGCAACTGGTGAAATCTACAGAATGACTGGTCGAGAAAAAGGGGGCGGTGTTCCTGTTGCTGCTGATGGTGGCGCGGTTTATTCTCCTGCCGAGGATACGCTTCTCCTGATAGATGCTGTTCAAGGATATGCTGGGGAGCGGGTTCTGGAGATAGGTGTTGGTTCCGGTGCGGTGATTGCTGAGCTGGCTTCAAGGTTCGGCTCGGCAGTAGGTGTTGATGTTGATCCTGCGGCAGTCAAGACTGCGAAAGACCGAGTTGCTTCTCGAGGCGGGGTTGTTGATTTTGTCTGCGGGGATTCGGCGAAGTCGTTTCGGGGAGGCGTGTTCGATCTTGTGGTGTTTAATCCGCCTTACCTGCCTTCAAGCGGGATTGTTGAGGACAGGGTGGTTGACGGTGGACGAGGCGGTGTTGAGGTTTCGGAGGCTTGGTTTCAAGAAGCTTCGAGATGTCTTCGGCGAGAGGGGCGAATAGTCTTCTTGGTCTCCAGTCTCTCGGATGTTGAGGGGTTGCTTGAGCATGTTAAGGAGCTGGGCTTTGAGACCCGCGTGTTGAAGCATGTTCGCTTCTTTTTTGAGGAGCTCTCTGCTGTTGAGGCGAGCCGCAGCCTGTTGACGGCATCAATTTGAAATATGGGTTGTCGACGGTTCTGAAGAGTAGTGGGTAGCAGGTTAGGTGGGAAGGTGTTGTTGTCGGGTTGAGGCTTAGTGTTGCGTTGGTTGAGCCGAAGTATGAGGTGAATGTAGGTCATGTCGCGCGGGTTATGGCTAACTTTGGTTTTCACGATCTGCTGCTTGTGAAGCCTGAGGTTGATTTAAGCAAGGCTCGGATGTTCGCTTCGCACGCTACTTCGGTGCTGGAGGACGCTAAGAGCTGCAGCTTTGAGGATTTGCGCGAGTTTGATTATCTTGTGGGAACCACCGCCATTTTTAATGTGAGTCCAAGCAATGTTTTAAGATCGACTGTTCCTCCTAGTTTCATGGCTGAGGAGCTAAGCCGTT from Nitrososphaerota archaeon carries:
- a CDS encoding methyltransferase domain-containing protein → MTGREKGGGVPVAADGGAVYSPAEDTLLLIDAVQGYAGERVLEIGVGSGAVIAELASRFGSAVGVDVDPAAVKTAKDRVASRGGVVDFVCGDSAKSFRGGVFDLVVFNPPYLPSSGIVEDRVVDGGRGGVEVSEAWFQEASRCLRREGRIVFLVSSLSDVEGLLEHVKELGFETRVLKHVRFFFEELSAVEASRSLLTASI